The Chiloscyllium plagiosum isolate BGI_BamShark_2017 chromosome 4, ASM401019v2, whole genome shotgun sequence region TGTGCTGTGCCATGCTGGTTGCTTTAGCCAGAGTCCAAGGTGATCCATACTACCATCCTAACTAGCTTTTCTGCACAGATGCACTGGCTATATTCACTGTCATTTTTATTCCCACTGTGTTTATCTTTTAGGTTTGTGCGTGGCAGTGGCTTctggaactggaagtcaatgcaCTGACATACTGATAGGCATGCGCTTGGTATGTGTGAATCTGAATGGTCACAAGTTTCTTTTGATTCACTCATGCAGTTTGTTTGCCACACAGGAAGCCAGTAAGTGCTTCCCACTGGCCTGGATTAGTTCAGCtctaacagcactcaagaaacttgacaccatccataacaaagcaatccacttgattggcaccatatccacaaactaTCACTCTCTTCAACAACAATGATCATAGGCAGCAGCACTATGtataagatgcacttcagaaattccttAGAtcacatcttccaaatccacagccaCTGCCATGTAGAAGCgtagcagatgcataggaacataTATTGCCTGTCTTGAGTCGCCCTCAAAagatgagctgccttcatgaacctcTGCAGTGGTGGACTGGCAAGTGGTAAGTCACATTTgaaccacacaaatgccaggcatctCAAATagaagacaatctaaccaccaccaccacttaaAATTCAATtaggttaccatcactgaatcccccacaattaacattcttggggttaccattgaccagaaactcaaccaaACTTACCATGTAACTACATtacctacaagagcaggttagagggtaggaatactgcaatgagtaacttgcctctgactccccaaaggaatactccccacttgcctggatgagggtagctccaacagcactcaagaagattgacaccatccaggacaaatccaGACTTGATTGGTatgacatccacaaacatccatttcctccaccaccatcactcagtagcagcagtgtgcactatatataagatgcactgcagaaattttccaaaaatccatagacagcaccttccaaacacacaatctCTTCCATCCAGAAAAACAAGGGCATCACAACCTGTATTTTCCCAAGTCACTTGCCAacttgaattggaaatatatcaccattccttcattgtcgctgagtcaaaaccctggaattccctttctaaggCCATTGTGGACAGCCCATGCTCTGCTGctgtttaagaagacagcttacaACCATcttctaaagggcaactagggaaggccaataaatgctggccagccagcaacacccacatcctatgaatgaataaaaagaggtttataaaatcatgagaggcatggatacagtaaatagacaaagtctttttcctggtgtgggggagtccaaaactagagggcgtagttTGAAGTTGggatggaaaagatttaaaagggaccttaggggcaaagttttcacacagagggcgctttgtgtatgaaatgagcttccagagaaagtggtggaagctggtacaattataacatttaaaaagcatctggatggatatataaataggaagactttagagggatataggcaaaatgctggcaaatgggactagattaatttaaggtatcTGGTTAGCATAAaccagttggatcaaagggtctgtttctgtgctgtatatctctatgactcttatgactcCAGTTCTCAGTACAGTCATGGGGGTGCTGCTGTCTGTCCGAGAGTCCTGGTATGATCAGACACAGGTACCATCCACACACTGTCCAGGAACTTGGCTGTGGTCCTTCATCTGCTTGGGCTGCTCACGGCTAGAGAATCTGTTCGACTACAGTCTGGGAAGTGGACAATAGTTAGCTTAGCATTCAGGGAATCATGTATTCTTACTTGGAGTACTACAAAGACAATGGTCGGTGGTCTGATCAGTCTGGTCCAGGAGCTACTTGTCAAAGTCAGTGAAAACACTGGGGTGTAATTGGCCTCAGGGTCTTTCCTGTGTGGGAATTTTCAATTGTAACCCACAACATACAAGGACAGTGTCCAATGCCATCTATGCAAGACCATACTAGTTCCCAATGGCCAAGTTAGACCTGTAGCCTGAGTAGTAGGATTTGGAAACATAGCTGGCTCCCATCTACCCTCTCCACCACACCCCCAAAACCATGTACAGGTTGCCATTCACTGCATACATGGTATAGAGAGCCATTTGCAACATTCAGAATTCACAATAGGAAGGGGTTCTGTTTCGTTACTATTCAAATCACATGTGATCACCACTACCATTTCTTGGAGGTGTATGTCCACTACTCTGGCAGGTACCAACGACATGGTGGGTAGATTACTGAGGGACAAGTGCTACCCTTTATGGCCATGGCTCATGACCCTGTTAGGGAATGCAGATACAATACTATCCATGCATTGACTAGAATCATGGTGGTCCAGGTACAACAGCTGCTGAAGATGATCTGCAGCTTGGAGTGGTCTGAATTAGGAGAAGTTGGGGGGGGCAGCATACCATTGTGGGATATAAAAGAAAGAAAGGTCATTGGTCATGATGCCTGCATTGTGGGGGCAAACTACACCATCTCTGTTTTGTCTTCGGTTTTGGTGGttttaaataaaagttcatgTTTGAATAGCCTGATTGCTTGCCTTTATGTAATGTTCTCCTATTGACTAATGACAAAATGCTGGTGACCAGTGAGAATTGGGGACAGAGTAGTGGTAACCTAGCGGTGTTTGGATAGGATGTAGCCTACATTACCTTAAATTTCTCCAGTTGCTTTGTGGACTTCCAAGGTCTGTGCATGGCAGTAGCTGGAGAAATTTTGAGTGCACACTTTGGCACAGAAATCATTATGAATAGGCCTTTGGAGCATCCAAACAGCGTGGAGGGAACATTGGATGTAGTGAAGGATATGAAAATAGTGTAGCCTGGAAGATTAAACAGTAACGAAGTTGAAAGAATGGAATTGTATGTGTGAGGGATTATCAGCCATGCCATAGCTTGGGCCTACCTCTTGGTTTTGCAAATCTAAAAAGAATTAGAAAATGGATGTGAAATAATTTTTGATATTTATgcatttttataaatttctaatTCTAGCAATAGCCTTTTTTTTCTGATGTCAGTGTTTTGTCAGCATTCTTGAGAGCCAACCTGTAATTTAGATTATAAAATGCACTCTAGGGACAAGTCTTATTTTGCTCATGTCTCCCTTTTATAAAGGTCTCTGGGGATCCTCTGTGCATCTCCTttcaataacattcaagacttAGTGCTCTGCTGTTCCAATTACAAATACTTTTTCACTGCTCCCAAGAATGCCAATCTTGTATAGGAAGTGTTTGTGTTACACTCCAGTAAAATTACATTTATATGCAGCACTATTTTATTAGTTTATTTGCTATTGAGCAGCGGTCCCTTTCTGCTACGTGACATTTTCTGAGGACTGGTATTCAACTTACAGCCATACCACCTGGAGAACACGTGATGCATGTGTTCATGATCTAGCACAAGATATTGTGATAGTTTATTGGTGTCAGTGGATCTCTGGCACATATGTAGAGACCCTGTGTGATAATGCATGAGATCAACTACCATCTTTTGCTCAAATTTCCAGCCTTAATGCAGAGCTGGAGAAGCCCTATGGCAGGTTCTTAAGATAAACAAATGAATCAAGAGCAGCAGCAGATCTCCAATCTGCATTGCTGTTCAACAGTATCAATGCTGATTTGATTGTGgtttcaactccacattccaaTCTGCTGTTAATATCAGAGATAGTTGAATATGTTTCTATTTTGACTAAACTCAGCACAGGATACACTGTCTATTTACTGTGCTCCCAACCAAAGCGATGGACCTCAAGAATCTAAACTATAATACTGGAAGCCTGTTTTCAAACCACACCTCTCAGAGAGCTTTCTCTCTGGGGCCAAAGGCAGCTGTAGTTAGCCCCACCCTTCAAACCAGAAAATAAGTATATTAAATAATATGAATCGTTCATGATGGGACAGATTTAAATATAGTTTAAATCATCTTTCAGGACAACTTTCTTGATTTAAATAACTACACATATTTTGGAGAGTTTTATTTTCTAACTCCATTATGTACAAAATTGTAGTTTGTGCTCTATTTCCTTTCTGCTCCCAATGGTTTTGATGTGTTTGGTATATAATCTAGCTGCTCTCTCCTGTGCCTTGTGTACATATTGAGTTTTGTTGCACCAGGGAGATATGACAACTTGCTCAATTGTAGAGGTGTAGCAGAGCCGAGCTTTGGCTCTTTTTTTCTTGTTTAACTACACAACTCATATTGCAAATGTATGATACTGTAGTAATTTAAGAGTTATAGCGGAGGCTAGGTAAGAACAGCAGGTCTTGTTTTCCAGTGACAAtctattctgttctgtttcctgATGATCCAAGAAATGACTGGTTAATTTGGGTGGTTTTAGGTTTCCATTTCCAGAATTTTTTCCCAAACCAGCGTGGCATTTGAACTCCTAGATTTATATTTCAGTGACAATCATGGAACTTTTGTAGCCATTATGTTTATATTCTTTATCCTTTGCAGCACAGTTTACACCAGGCGAAGCAGCAAGTGTTACCCTGGTTGCTTATTTCACTTCTCTCCCCTTCCAATCCCAGAACGTACTTTGGAATCCCTTAACAGAAAATAAAGAGTTACTACGTGGCTTGGTTTACAAGGAATACAAGTAGAATATTATGACGAGACAGCATCCTTTATTTCTTTAATCTCATCCAGCAGGTCCTCTGGACGAGGATCCAACAAGTCTGAGTCTAGCATACTGAAGTTCTCATTGGTGAGCATTGAAGTCAGGACATCTTCAGTCTGGTGTAAATCAAATACTGAGTGACACACTCCGAGAGTGGATAGTTCTGCAGGATATGTCCTGTGGAAGGCTGCTGAGTCTCCTGAAGTAGCCTCCAATACTGCTATTCTATTTTTAGCAATTATTTTCAGAAAGGTATAGAATTCATGGTAGTTGATTCCAGTGCATGATTTCAACAGCAACTGCAGCAAATAGGAACAGAACACAGACATTGGTCATTAGAGAGAATAGAGTTTGTATGTTGTTAAAATTTTAAGCTTTTGGTGGTTTCTTCAAACATTTAACACATCATAGATTTAGAGGTACAACTATATCATTTCTAGTTTTCTGAAGCTACAATTTGTCATATTGTGCATCTGGAGATCTATGTTTCTTCAATTTTTCACAGTATCAGAGTGTGAAGCCTGTTTTCACCTGTTAAGTCCAAAGACACCATTATATATTTTTCTATTTAATATGCAATGTTGAGCTTCACAATACTTGTATTGGGAGTTAAACACTGGTCAGATTTGGTGTTAAGCATATAGAACAATCAGATGCAGAGTAATGCTCCTTTCAAAAATATCTGACAGGTCTAGTTGAAAGAACAATGTGCACTGTTTACATAATGCTTACATTACTGTACTTAAAACCAAGAGATCTAAATTGGCTATTGAGAGAACATAagcccaaatccctccatggtGATATGGATTTGGTTTAAAAAGCTATTGATGATGGTAAAAATGAATTGATTCACTaatttcttcaggaaaggaaacctgGTATTCTTATGCATATTGCCTATCGTGTGATATGGGATCACTTCATATGGTGTtgcctgcctatcttcttttccacctatccactccaccctcccccccacccccctgacctatcaccttcatcccctcccccaatcacctactgtactctatgctaccttctccccacccccatcctcctctcatttatctctccacccttcaggctctctgcctgtattcctgatgaagggcttttgcccgaaatgttgattttactgctcctcggatgctgcctgaattgctctgcttttccagcaccactctaatctagactctggttgaAAATTGCTAGCAAACCAAGCACTAAATGGCAACAAACATCAGATTTAAGTGCTCCAAGAAGATGGTCTTACTACAATGTTTGGAGGGCCATGAGCCATGTACGATCAATCGTGGCCCTGGAGACAATGCTCACATTCTGAGAATGAATAAAACTTGTATTACTATGTTGTGTTCCATTTCACAAATCAGCTTTTTTACTTCTCTAATTTATGTTGAAATTCAAACACTGCTGTTATGAAGGGTAAGCAATAAACAGATGAATTACTCTCTCCTCCAATACCTGACAATGTTGATTCCAACCCTCCATATGGTCCTTCCACTCTCTGATCTCTTCCTGGACTGCCATCAGCTCCTGTTGGAGGAATTGCCACATGATGTCTATGTTGCAGCCATTCAGCCAGTTGTGGTTAATGGAGATGGTGTCCTCCTGAACAGAAGAACACAAAATGACTTATTATAGTTTGTACAAAGTCAAGAGAGAAATAAATCTGTTATGATGAGCAATCATGACAGAAAAATTGAAAACCCAATACCGCAAATTAATTTGAACATAAAAATGTGTTCCAATTATATCAGGTTGTAGGGCTTTTGTGCCTCAAGAGTGGTGTCTTAGACATCCCATATGAAGATGCATGTAACTTAATAGGATACCCTACCTTGCAGGCACCATCTTAAGGGCTCAGATTTTATGGTAGGATCCTTCTGAGCTGATATGTGTTATTTCAAGATATCAATGCGGTCAAGTGTgagaatgttgcaattgtccaatAATCTTCAATATTATAACTGCGACAAATCACTGCCATGGAGGAAGCTACAAGGAGCTACTGTCAATTCAAAACAAGTGCAAATCTTgaacattttccttttgtttgcagagaattcTTGTATAAAATACATGTTGCCTATAGCAAGTGTAAATGAGCCATGTTATGAACTGGACTGATTATTTCATTTTGGTTGTTAATGTAACTATTAGGTTCAGTTGTCCAATTGTGAATCACATCAAACAGTTGATTATTTGCTTTGGATTTTGCAGTTAAAAGCTGGTTCAGTACAGTATGTATGCTGCCTCATACAGCAACCGAAGGAACCTGCTGTTTGATTCAAACTTCCAATCATTTGGGACTTTTAGCTGATATATCTGACACCACACAGGTACTGAAATTCAGAGATAATATGCTCAGTTGTGGGGTCAGAGAACGTAGTATTCTGTTCGTGGAAAATACTATTTGTGCACTAAATAAATTGTAATGAAATAGCTTAACttattcttcaaatatttataacTACTTTGCCTTTTTGGGAGAACTTGAGGTTGACTGTGGTGGTCCATTTGCAATGTTGAATAATAGTGTGAACACGATAACCATTATCCTGCAGTTAGCTTTGTTGAGATCTATTTCTATTAACCTTTCAAAGGTATGTAAATGGCTTAGGGCTTGTTCAGAAGAATGCTAATCAGGCCATTATTACAGAGCATGAAGCTTCACAAATCCCTACTTGTAGATTTCATGGTCAAGGTTGCTTTAGGGTATATAGAGGTATCACAAGGTTTGTTTTCTGTACCAGATTGTAAACTTGATGGTGCCAACTGCTTGGAACAAAGATGACCTCTCCAGCATCCTGCACCACCTCAATGGGTTGGCAGCACTGACTGTATTTTGGGTAGCGATTCTTGTCCTGCAGAACTGGAGACTGGACATCATAAATAAGGTTACCACTGTGGTTCTTCAAATGTTCCTCTTCACCAGGTGGGAACAGCAGCCACTTCTTCCGCCCACAGATGTTGGCTGACCAGCTGTATGATCGGAACACATCAGCATGAAATGGTGTCCTACATGAGGGAGGAGGAAAGGGAAATGTATTATGCCAGTGTGAAGCTGGAAATATTTTGCTAAATTCTTCGTTTTTGCAATATCCAGTTTATCCATTAATCTAATAACCTAATTTTTCATCTCAAGAAGGGATTGGCCCAGAATTATATTGAAAACATATCTGGTCAGAGAGCCATATGGACAAATGATTTAGGTACAGCAGTAGGCCacttagcccctcaagcctgctccaccattcaatcagatcaagATCTAACTGCAACCTCAACCCACATTCCCTTCTACccttgataatctttcatccctcaGCTTAACAATGATCTATTTATCTCTTCTTTCAAAATATTGAAAGGCTCTGATTGCACATCTTTTGAAGAAGGGAGttacaaagactcatgaccctcttAGATAAAGAGTCTtcctaatctctgtcttaaaaaccacatctgttatttttaaacagtgacccatagttctagaatctcccaccacaggaagcatcctttccacattcaccttgtcaagccccctcagaatcctatatgtttcaatcaagtcccTTCTTATTCATCTGAAATCCTACAGATACAAGCTTAACCTGCCAACCTTTCCTCTTAAAATAATCCTCTCATTCTTGGTACTAATCTCGGAAACCTTCCGTGAAATACTTTCAACTCATTTACATTATTCATTTAAATAGGTGTGAATATGtatatagtactccaaatgtattCTTACATATGTATACAACTCTGTACAATGCAAGTATAATCTTataacttttgtattcaattcccctcacaataatgataaaattctattaactttcctgTTGTAACTGTAT contains the following coding sequences:
- the jmjd4 gene encoding 2-oxoglutarate and iron-dependent oxygenase JMJD4, whose amino-acid sequence is MDEETLKSALVFFQSDRTSYGEFRKGRKPDYLRKSDRSYSQFFRDFLLPNFPCILSPEFTEGWRSRQEWVKGDGKPDFEHLLKHFGDFVVPVANCDVKEYNANPKHNIPLRDYLNYWGEHRESGYSSPQGCLYMKDWHMHRVFPDHGVYSTPLFFQSDWLNEYWDSIQLDDYRFVYMGPKGSWTPFHADVFRSYSWSANICGRKKWLLFPPGEEEHLKNHSGNLIYDVQSPVLQDKNRYPKYSQCCQPIEVVQDAGEVIFVPSSWHHQVYNLEDTISINHNWLNGCNIDIMWQFLQQELMAVQEEIREWKDHMEGWNQHCQLLLKSCTGINYHEFYTFLKIIAKNRIAVLEATSGDSAAFHRTYPAELSTLGVCHSVFDLHQTEDVLTSMLTNENFSMLDSDLLDPRPEDLLDEIKEIKDAVSS